In Thalassoglobus sp. JC818, one DNA window encodes the following:
- a CDS encoding serine/threonine-protein kinase: MKFTFAPESRPLEGYTIKRAIYRGGFGEVYYALSDAGREVALKLLQHNTDVELRGVQQCLNLSHPNLVTIFDVRQDGDGDHWIIMEYIAGETLDTTLRRQSSGMPVETVRSWLRGLTDGMTYLHSRGLVHRDLKPANMFMENGVVKIGDVGLSKFIAPSRHSAQTQSVGTVHYMAPEVAKGRYGREVDIYAIGIILYEMLTGKLPFDGESTGEILMKHLSEPPDLSPLPPRIRPVIEKALQKDPKERFSRVEALQRAFEEAVLGVSSPKSTEEVPDAPGHARVPDRLRSPTAGYAQLREGQTHRKKGSKGCGTACGPTPAWVKGVAFGGLGLLGMGTVFGWDLSFPMVVSILFFSGLIAYSNSKKAEKKSKLNQVRQAAAVKVSTPQPQPPRVRQSWGTTGDLLGSMFLTVPISVMLITCLAALKPSLLGGARSLSEVDPANIGLFALASILSSWVLISIPFSILRAPENRFRRISRYHYGLAGLFVGVVVYLIEQFLMVADLGTPSRAIFSRLGDQSLFIDGVPSWIGFMAFFAVLFSFANWQQLSSPRRKDRFSIAAVIGVVFVAWLTTTVFAFPTQFGMALAVIIACVTQLSSPFDDWRSKQKSRNIA; the protein is encoded by the coding sequence ATGAAATTCACTTTTGCACCAGAGTCAAGACCCCTCGAAGGATACACGATCAAACGTGCGATCTATCGAGGTGGATTCGGAGAGGTGTACTACGCGCTTTCTGATGCTGGACGGGAAGTGGCTTTGAAGTTGCTGCAGCACAATACGGATGTCGAACTCCGTGGTGTACAGCAGTGCCTGAATCTCTCGCATCCGAATCTCGTCACCATCTTCGACGTTCGTCAGGATGGCGATGGAGATCATTGGATCATCATGGAGTACATCGCGGGGGAAACTCTCGACACAACTCTTCGACGTCAGTCTTCCGGGATGCCTGTCGAAACCGTTCGAAGTTGGCTGCGGGGATTGACTGACGGGATGACCTATCTCCATAGTCGTGGGCTTGTTCATCGAGACTTGAAGCCGGCCAACATGTTTATGGAGAACGGGGTCGTCAAAATTGGGGACGTCGGGCTCTCAAAGTTTATCGCTCCCAGTCGGCACAGCGCTCAAACTCAAAGCGTTGGAACCGTTCACTACATGGCTCCCGAAGTTGCCAAAGGACGATACGGACGTGAAGTCGATATCTACGCGATTGGAATCATTCTCTATGAAATGTTGACCGGGAAACTCCCGTTTGATGGCGAATCGACCGGGGAAATCCTGATGAAGCATCTCAGCGAACCTCCGGATCTCTCGCCACTTCCACCGAGAATTCGGCCGGTCATCGAGAAAGCACTTCAAAAAGATCCCAAAGAACGCTTCTCTCGTGTTGAAGCATTGCAGCGAGCATTCGAAGAAGCAGTGCTGGGAGTCTCTTCGCCGAAGTCGACTGAAGAAGTTCCTGATGCTCCTGGACATGCCCGTGTTCCAGATCGCCTGCGAAGTCCAACCGCTGGTTACGCTCAGCTTCGAGAGGGGCAGACTCATCGAAAAAAGGGAAGCAAAGGATGTGGAACCGCTTGTGGTCCGACTCCTGCCTGGGTGAAAGGCGTGGCCTTCGGCGGATTGGGACTGCTCGGCATGGGAACCGTTTTCGGATGGGATCTCAGTTTCCCCATGGTCGTTTCCATCCTCTTCTTCAGTGGGCTGATTGCGTATTCCAACAGCAAGAAGGCGGAGAAGAAGTCCAAGCTGAATCAAGTTCGTCAAGCTGCAGCTGTGAAAGTCTCTACGCCACAACCGCAGCCACCGAGAGTGCGGCAATCATGGGGAACGACCGGCGATTTGTTGGGATCGATGTTCCTCACGGTTCCGATTTCAGTGATGCTGATTACCTGTCTCGCAGCCCTCAAACCTTCCTTGCTGGGCGGGGCGAGATCGTTGAGTGAGGTTGACCCGGCGAATATCGGATTGTTTGCACTCGCTTCCATTCTCTCCAGCTGGGTGCTGATTTCGATTCCGTTTTCAATTCTCAGAGCACCTGAGAATCGGTTCCGAAGGATTTCCCGATATCACTACGGCCTGGCTGGTTTGTTCGTGGGCGTCGTGGTGTATCTGATTGAGCAATTCCTGATGGTTGCGGATCTCGGCACTCCTTCTCGAGCGATCTTCAGTCGTTTGGGAGACCAGTCGCTGTTCATCGATGGCGTTCCATCATGGATTGGATTCATGGCCTTCTTCGCCGTGCTGTTTTCGTTTGCGAACTGGCAGCAGTTGTCTTCCCCTCGCCGGAAAGACCGCTTCAGCATCGCGGCAGTCATTGGAGTCGTCTTTGTTGCATGGCTGACAACGACGGTGTTTGCCTTCCCGACTCAGTTCGGAATGGCTCTGGCTGTGATCATTGCCTGTGTGACACAACTCTCGAGTCCGTTCGATGACTGGCGCTCGAAGCAGAAGTCTCGCAATATTGCGTAA